A stretch of DNA from Pygocentrus nattereri isolate fPygNat1 chromosome 14, fPygNat1.pri, whole genome shotgun sequence:
ttggggcagtttcttttctctgccctcCTTTTTTCTGGCtttagttttggggcagtttcttttctctgccctctttttctctctttagttttggggcagtttcttttctctgccctctttttctctctttagttttggggtagtttcttttctctgccctcctttctctctctttagttttggggcagtttcttttctctgccctcttcttctctctttagttttggggtagtttcttttctctgccctcttcttctctctttagttttggggcagtttcttttctttgccctctttttctctctttagttttggggtagtttcttttctctgtgctccttttttctctctttagttttggggtagtttcttttctctgccctccttttttctctctttagttttggggcagttttttttctctgccctccttttttctctctttagttttggggcagtttcttttctctgccctccttttttctctctttagttttggggcagtttcttttctctgccctcttcttctctctttagttttggggtagtttcttttctctgccctcttcttctctctttagTTTTGGGGTAGTTTCTTTTATGTGTAGTTTTCTGTTTATGCAATAGTTCCACCCATTTCCTGAGGAATGTGCTGTTTCAGTGGGAAGGGAAACAGTGGGTGGGAGTCTATCCATCATTTTTTGCATCAACCAATTAAATAACTACACTTGGCCGGCATTCAATCGCATCAGCCAACCCCACATTACGAGCAGTCTGTCGTTTTTTTGCATTAGCCAGTCGAGATGCTGTCAGGTTAGTTAAACACCCAATGCTGTGAGAAGGGGAAATCTAAAATTATCACAAGCACAAAATCCTGACgctaaacagtttccatcaggaacCGAGTGGCTATGAAATAACTTTCTGCGAACAAGCAAAGTTCCGGTTTAACATTTATTTGGAACTTAGtaacaagtttaataaaaactggctttaaactcagattCACacatgagttttcctttactgtactCGATACACACTAATCAGGCCTAaaattctgaccacctccctgtttctacactcattgtccatcttatcagctccacttactgtatagctgcacttcagtccatctgcttctctgagactttgttagcccccttttatgctgttcctcagtggtcaggacccccatggaccctcacagagcaggtactatttgggttgtgggtcattctcagcactgcagtaacactgatatggtggtggtggtggtgtgttagtgtgtgttgtactggtctgagtggatcagacacagcagtgctgctggagattttagacacctcattgtcactgctggactgagaatagtccaaccaccaaaaatatccagccaacagcgtcctgtggccactgatgaaggactagaggatgaccaacacaagctgcagcagcagatgagctgtcgtctctgacgttacatctacaaggtggagcGACAAGATAGCAGTGTctattagagtggacagtgagtggacacagtggttaaaaacaagatatttgACCTTGAATTGCAGTGGAGTTAAAGTAAATCGCCGCCCGAAATAGAAACATTTCAGTTGAAACAACAGGCGACTTCAAAGCTTTAAACTATCTTCCCGCTTCTGCGTGTCTGAGCAGTCACGGGTTTTCCTTCAAACCGTTGGCTAATTCATAAATGAGACGGAGGTAATTCACACTTGTGATTGGCCAATGCAATTTGAGTGCCAGATCTGTTCTATGATTGGCTGATGCGAGAAATGATTGACAGCGTCTCCGCCCATTCGTTACGCTCACTGGTTCTCCGGGCTGCGGCCACACGTTCTTGGTTTCAGCCGTTGTGGACAGTCAGGCTGCAGTTCCCGGATAGTATTGGACACTAACTCCTCTCTGCTTCGAGGTAAAAGTGATGATTTTATGAGCTGTGGGGTTTTGTGTTTTGGGGCGACGCTGGGTTGAATTTGATCGGTCGTAGACGCCTGTTTATGCTGTAAAATGGATCAATTTATTCTGGCACTAAACCTCTATTTTAGAGTCTAATCATGGTTGAACTTCAGTCTTTTTGCTCCAGTATTTTAAAGCTCGATTAAGAGTTAAATTAAGAGCTGAGGAGGAGTTTAAACCGTGGCGGAGAGATGGAGCTGAAGACCGAGCCGAGCTGAATCTCTGAGACttcactttcatttctttttggaCTCTTGGACTCTTGGACTCTGTTCCAGTCCAGTCCGCGGATCCACTGGACGGTGATGAAGCTCTGCTTTAGTTTTGGGgtagtttcttttctctgccctctttttctctctctttagttttggggtagtttcttttctctgccctctttctctctctctttagttttggggcagtttcttttctctgccctctttctctctctttagttttggggcagtttcttttctctgccctctttctctctctctttagttttggggcagtttcttttctctgccctttttctctctctttagttttggggcagtttcttttctctgccctctttctctctctttagttttggggcagtttcttttctctgccctctttttctctctttagttttggggttgtttcttttctctgccctccttttttctctctttagttttggggcagtttcttttctctgccctctttttctctctctttagttttggggcagtttcttttctctgccctctttttctctctctttagttttggggcagtttcttttctctgccctctttttctctctttagttttggggcagtttcttttctctgccctctttttctctctttagttttggggttgtttcttttctctgccctccttttttctctctttagttttggggcagtttcttttctctgccctctttttctctctctttagttttggggcagtttcttttctctgccctctttttctctctctttagttttggggcagtttcttttctctgccctctttttctctctctttagttttggggcagtttcttttctctgccctcctttctctctctttagttttggggcagtttcttttctctgccctctttttctctctctgcaggccGGACCCTTACAATTACACACTCTCTGAGtctgtttatcttttttcaCAGAAGCTGAATGCAGAACATGGAAATTGATGGTAAGTTATTTAATAAGTTGCTGTCTACAGTCTAAAGTTTTTGccccaaaaaatgttttgaatgcaATTAACAACGAGCCAATAATGAATGTTTAATAAAGTCAGCATTTCATGACTGAGCCTGTATATCAAACTGTAATCTTATCATTTGTTTCTGATATTTTAGGTATCGCCCCCTCAGTTGATCAGTTTGTGGACAGTATAAGAGATCAGCTTATCCAGCGTGTGTCTTTAGTAATGCCATTGGCTGATGTGCTGAAGTCAAAGGAAATGTTACAAAAGGAGGCATATGCAATTATTAAAGCAGAAAAGACCCCTCAGGACAAAATGAGAGCACTGTATGATGCCTTGGACACCGAAGGACGTGCAGCAAAAGCTGCTTTTTACGAAGCGCTGAAGGACCAGAATCCACATCTCGTTAAGGAACTGGTGAATGGTAAGATAATGAGGAATTGGGGTCAGGACTCAGCCTGCTACagaaaacaaatgttaaaatgataataatgtCAGTCCACAACTGCAAAAATCTCAGTTACTGTGTAGCAAAGCCATCTAACATTACGTCATGGAATGCCTGGTTAAAGAATGATGTGTGTAGTACAAAGTGTCGGTGATGCTGCCGTATAACTTCTGAATTGTTCGATTTCAGGAATGCTGAGGTAACTGCGGTGACACTGCAGTGCGTGAAGGAGAAAACCAGCAACgagacacacaaacagctgCAGAGAGgcaatatttctatttttgtgttaaaataaatgcacGTCAAGAAACCAACATGTTTGAGCTTCTTTCTTGTGCGCTTTTGCCATAACTGATGTACAGTCTTTGAAAGACGCTTCCTCCAGGGCTCTTTACTATAGTAAACGGTTCTATTAATAACCCTGAACACTtcaagaactctttgcatgattaaaagtgTCCTTTTCATTATGAAaggtccttcagattgatggagaatgtgttgtgcgtggttctatgtagcaccttATGTGAAGGGttgaagtttttccaggtgaaaagaacgtatttgtgccttttcctaaccgaatgttttaaatcagagcgATGCCgtgaaaagcctggagacgagacgaggtgtgtggagtcaacacaacttaataaagaaaatatcatttcagtagattatggttcagttatgactAAGATGGTACTAAGACGTACCCTCGAGGGGCAACAAGAGTGACAGTTTAGcagctttatttctgagagtacATGAAGCAGAGAGCCATGATGAATCATTTCTGGGAAAGTAGTTTTGGTGAGGGGGAGGAATGACTCATTCCCCAATTTATAGAGACAGGAACTGAATTCCTTTCAGCTCCTCTGACTTAAACAGACATGCGAGATCTTCCTTTACGTAACCTTTGGCAATAGTTCCACCCATTtcctgagaaatctgtcgttttTTTGCATTAGCCAGTCGAGATGCTGTCAGGTTAGTTAAACACCCAATGCTGTGAGAAGGGGAAACCTAAAATTATCACAAGCACAAAACCCTGACgccaaacagtttccatcaggaacCGAGTGGCTATGAAATAACTTTCTGCGAACAAGCAAAGTTCCGGTTTAACATTTATTTGGAACTTAGtaacaagtttaataaaaactggctttaaactcagattcacaaatgagtttctacactcattgtccatcttatcagctccacttactgtatagctgcactttagtccatctgtttctctgagactttgttagcccccttttatgctgttcttcagtggtcaggacccccatggaccctcacagagcaggtactatttgggtggtgggtcattctcagcactgcagtaacactgatatgggtggtggtggtgtgttagtgtatgttgtactggtcctgtggccactgatgaaggactagaggatgaccaacacaagctgcagcagcagatgagctgtcgtctctgacgttacatctacaaggtagagCGACAAGATAGCAGTGTctattagagtggacagtgagtggacacagtggttaaaaacaagatatttgACCTTGAATTGCAGTGGAGTTAAAGTAAATCGCCGCCCGAAATAGAAACATTTCAGTTGAAACAACAGGCGACTTCAAAGCTTTAAGCGGGAAGACGGAGGTAAAATGAGACGGAGGTAATTCACACTTGTGATTGGCCAATGCAATTTGAGTGCCAGATCTGTTCTATGATTGGCTGATGCGAGAAATGATTGACAGCGTCTCCGACCATTCGTTACGCTCACTGGTTCTCCGGGCTGCGGCCACACGTTCTTGGTTTCAGCCGTTGTGGACAGTCAGGCTGCAGTTCCCGGATAGTATTGGACACTAACTCCTCTCTGCTTCGAGGTAAAAGTGATGATTTTATGAGCTGTGGGGTTTTATGTTTTGGGGCGACGCTGGGTTGAATTTGATCGGTCGTAGACGCCTGTTTATGCTGTAAAATGGATCAATTTATTCTGGCACTAAACCTCTATTTTAGAGTCTAATCATGGTTGAACTTCAGTCTTTTTGCTCCAGTATTTTAAAGCTCGATTAAGAGTTAAATTAAGAGCTGAGGAGGAGTTTAAACCGTGGCGGAGAGATGGAGCTGAAGACCGAGCCGAGCTGAATCTCTGAGACttcactttcatttctttttcccgGACTCTGTTCCAGTCCAGTCCGCGGATCCACTGGACGGTGATGAAGCTCTGCTGCGCTCCGCTTGCCTGCTCAGACATCTGGTAGTTGAGCTCGTTATTTTGTAAAAGGAGAATAAAACGACGAACTGTTGGCGAAAGTGACCCCAGTAGCTGATTTTATAGGTAAGCTGCTTTAGTGCTTCCCTGTTGAGTCCATAAGAGGGCAAATGCGACCACCGTGTGGACATCAGCTCGAGTTGGTTTGCTGAACCGACTCTTTCAAACGATCTGATTCAATAGATTCAGGTTCCTTCTGCCGCTGTGACTGGTTAAAGTGTAATTCCGCTGATTTTACAGAATACCTgcttaattcagtggttgacaGAGTGATTCAGGGCTTTCAGTGTGAAATGGTCCActctagagaaacagagaaattaaACTGTCagaattatttacagtggtagtgataggaaccagacgtccagagagtttaatgcctctgtaCTCACTGTCTTACAGAAAGCTACTACACCAAATATTCACGAGCTTGTTGCCTCGTAcccgagacactgttttatgatcgtTTTAAGGTGaggtttttaaaatgcattaatggaATGAAGGTACTCTGAtgattgctttttcttttttcttcagatttagcACTTCTTCCACTTCAAGCTTTCCGCAGTTTCACTGATCATtttgtacagtaaataaaatggctatttttcaTAACATCTTGACCTGATTcctgtcagcaccactgtaaagataatCTCCATTTCATTCTGCTTACATCTGAACAGACTGAATAGAATTATGAAGTAAAAAGTGAAAATCTGTGCAGCCTGTAGCATTTCACAAGCAGATTTATGTTATGAAAAATCTTTTAAATTGCATGCTGTCTgagtttgtttctctttttttttgcagaaactGAACACAAAAGATGGATATTGATTGTAAGTAAACTATTCATAAGTAGATTACGCACAACCTTAGACTAACTAGACTGACacactgtgtgtttacatgcacttaatatctgataactgcagaaaatcagattttgtcggTAGTCTGATcgacatgtttacatgcacttgagtaagcagataatggggaaactccatgagacagacagagatcagatttctgctttgcaaccagccaataaactcacagatgTAAACGTGAccaacataatgtaaaactcaaacttcatgccgcatccatccatccatccatccatccatccatccatccatccattttctaagccagtggtcatcgggcggaaggcaagatacaccctggacaggtcgccagtccattgacagacagacacagacagtgactcacacactcacacccaggggcaatgtggggtgtccaattggcctgactgcatgtctgtggactgtgggaggaaaccggtgTTGAGCCTAGAACGCGGAGTCTGCTGTTTACATGATTATTGGGATAATCGGACAGGTGCAGAAATCCGACTCGGTtttttaagtgcatgtaaatgcggTGTCTGTTTGGAATGTAATcaacaaagagacaaagaatGGAAATATTTAATGGCTAATGATAAATTGTCTAATAAACAATAACCAATTGTTCAATTGATGTATATAGAATGAAATACTAATTACTGGTTAACTGTCTTGTGGTGAGCCTCTATATTAAACTCTTCTAATCTTCTAAACTCTTATAAACTGTGACTGATCTTTATGATATCATCTCCTCAGGTTCTCTTGTGGACCGTGAAAGAGCGGAGCTTATCCAGCGTGTTTCTTTAGTAATGCCGGTGGCTGATGTGCTGAAGTCAAAGGGAATGTTAAGTAATGAGGCATTTTCGGAGATTGCTGCAGAAAAGACCCCCCAGGCACAGATGAGAGCGCTTTACAGGCATTTGGATTGTGGAGGACATGCAGCAAAAACTACTTTTTACCATGCACTGAAGGACCAGAATCGTTTCCTTATTGAAGACTTGGAGAGAACATTCAAAAATGGAGGTTAGATTTAGTAGGTTAGATTTAGTATAACAATAATTCGATTATGTGGTGCTGTCCTTACACTTCTGATTCTAATTTTTATCTCCAACATTACTTACAGAGACATCACATAACAGACAGGAACCTAGCGAAATAAGTGTGGAGGTGGAGGAACCCCAGAACCTTGAAACAATATGGCATAAATCCAGCGAGAAATGGCAGAGAGATTTAACGGATCTCCTTAAGGATTCTGATCGGCAGAGCGTCGGAAATGGGAAACTCTTCCTGtgcacaaagaccaacaaataCAAAATAGGAGCAGGAGCTGATGGTACCATAGTTTACCTTGGAATAAAAGCAGATGGTACTGAGGTAGCCATCAAACGAATGGTCAAGGCCAACAATgaacaactgaaaaatgagatATCACATCTCCGTCTCCTTGAGAGCAAATACATAGTCAGATATGTGGATTTTGTTGAAGGTGAAGATTTTAATTACCTTGCTCTCCAGCTTTGTGAATACGATTTGGAAAAATACAGGAAAGAAAAACTTCATGAAAAAGGAGAAGAGGACAAAATGAAGGTTTTAAAGAAATTGGCAAGGGAAGTGCTTCTTGGGTTACAGGTTGTCCACGACGCTGGTATGATTCACCGAGATATAAAACCCAATAATGTTCTGATAGGTATtacttatattttctttattttcacatGCCTGAGATAGTATTACAGACCGTATGTAAACCTAATTAACCTTCAAACTGTTCGACAGATGTGGAAGGTAAAGCGAGGCTGGCTGACTTTGGCATAAGCCGCATACTAGACGGAGGTGAAAGCACCAGGTGCACCTCAAGAGTGGGTACTGAAGGCTGGGAGGCAGCAGAGATActggagaatgaggaagaaaaaaaatgcgcCTATAACAAGAAAACTGACATACAGGTTTGCACCTGTCATTACATTACAGCTTTATGTAATCTAAACACATATTAAACTGCAAGACAACACATTCAGTTCCCCACTCTCATAACTTTGTTACTGGCATGTtaatttcatagtagttactaggGCTGCGTTATGGTGATAAATTAAGTCACAATAAGGTTAATGAGTGTATCATGGACATCGTCAGCAGCTTAATTTGAAAGATAGCATAATTAATttcaaagagagcataattaatGCTTGTTTAAGTAGATTTATTGGAGCAGAGTTACTGGAGAGAGAAATGTTTACCATTAAAATGATGGTATTTCTTGTAGAAATGCAATCTGATCATTTAAGCTGACGTAAAAAAACAGGATATAactttttattcaaatacaaatatacaccCACATTGAAGCATGAAGAGCTTGTTGAATGAAATGGGAATACAGCTTCATTCCATTCTTTGTTCAGTAACAGTGATAGGTGATGCCTGTTTGTGTTTGCAGGTGGCTGGAATGTTACTGCATTACATTCTCTCGGATGGGTTTCATCCCTTTGGCAAACATATTTTTCGAATGGCAAATATTGCAAATGGGAAATACTCACTTCATGAGAAGATTGAAAAGGATGTGGAAGCCAAAGACCTGATTGAGGGGATGCTTCCAAAAGATCCAGAAAAGAGACTGAAGATTGAAGAGGCCGTAGATCATCCTTATTTCTGGGATGATCACAGGTGGGAGCAAAGGAAAAGCTTTCAAATGACTTTCAATGCATCCTGGGCTGCTGGACTGTCAGCCCGACTCTGTGCTCTGCTTTCAATCCTGATCTTCAGTTTCCTCTGCaagactctctctgtctctgatatTTGACTTTCATACTCTcctttctgcttttctgtctGGGAGCAGAGGCTTGAATCAGCCGAAGGTGAGATTTTCCTCAATGCATATGTTAGACCTCAGGACGCATAATCACCTCATCATTCCCCTCTATAGAGATCAGCTGCTACTACATTTGTCATTGCttctatttatatttcatttttacaaacCCTCTTCcaagaaagttgggacagggacaactGGGAAGTTTGTGGTATGATCCAAAACACCTGTTTCCACATTTCACAGGTAAACAGATGAAGAGGTAACAGGTGATTGAGTACAAAAGGAGCTTTCACAAAAAGCTCAGTCAGAACTTTGCAAAAAAACTGTATGAGTGAAAATTCCGACAGTTccaaaaacatttctcaaaaaatAATTGCAACATCTACCGTCCATAAAATTgttaaaagattcagggaattcGAAGATATTTAGGTGCATAAACCACAAGGACATGACCTTCAgtccctcagatggcactgcattaaaaactgacatgctTCTATAATGAGTATGACCACATGAGCTCAAGTATACTTCAGAAAACACTTGTCAGTAAACATGTCCAGAAACATAAATGGAAAGTGGAAGCCATTTATTAACATCGTcagaaacgctgccaacttctctgggctaaagctcattTGAGATAGACTGCATAGTGGAAGTTGCTGTGGTCTGATAAGATTTTCTTTCAGGTTGAACCATTAAATAACAATTTTCAGTTGAGCAGGTCAGAAAGAACTTGCAAGTCATTattatctgtttttatttacatctttggaattgggtttgtacttTTATCTCCTTTTTTGAGTTAGCAGGTGTGAATGCATGTTTAGAGAAATATCTACAAGTGTTTCTTCACGCACTTGCATGTATTAAAGGAGCATTCTGCATAATGTCCCGATGATATGTACATCAGTGGTTGTAGACATATCGTAGTGAAAATCATAGAGTGGTTATAGCATTGCATAAAGTGATAACTTACAGTTGTTTTCCCTTAGGAGAAATGCATTTTTGAGGGACGTTGGAGATGTGGAAGCTGTTCAGAGATTCAGAAATGTAGATAAAAGCATCGCGGAGGTTGTGGCTACATATACTACCTTTTCTGGATGGAAATCTAAGGTGAGTTAAGAATCtccatttaaaatattaagaaattaCATGTATGATGTGTATGCAAAGCTGATATCCAAGTGGAccttttgttttgtgttattttcctGATATGCCTTTCAGATAAGATTAAtaacattcatttcaaatgaaactaTACATTAGGCTGCGTGATGAATTGAATTTCTATCATCATTGTGATATTAGATTCTATGATAAACACATCATTAAAGGCTGTGATAGCAAAACAGGtcaaatgacacacacacactgctagaGTGATGCAGTTTCCTCAGCAGGAGTGTAGTTAGAACACATGGAATGAGGCTTAATAGCCAGTTATAAAACATGTACATGCAAATGCTCTATCCTGAACTGCTAGCGTGTAAACATACTTTAAACTCGATGAGTATtctcacatccagagttatatataaaatagatgGAACATTAATGGCTGCTGTAACAACAAATCTGCATCACCATAAAGAGCTTTCTTAGgaattaaatatacatttagtTTTGTAGGCTTATATAGAAATAGCTTTTTAAGACTGTGAGCTGGTTTTCTACTGGCCTGACAATGCAGTTGTGATATAAGTAGCTTAGTTTAGTcgtttgtatttcttttttttttccactttgtgcAATAGTGAAATTTGCTTTTGTAATTTTGCATTGTTTGCTATTTGCTTTAATTACAGAGTGAAAAAATTGCCTATACTTGTAGCATCTGCAGTCAGAAGCACTGTTGTACTGATAGAATCAACATTGTGTT
This window harbors:
- the LOC108432066 gene encoding serine/threonine-protein kinase/endoribonuclease ire-1-like, whose product is MDIDCSLVDRERAELIQRVSLVMPVADVLKSKGMLSNEAFSEIAAEKTPQAQMRALYRHLDCGGHAAKTTFYHALKDQNRFLIEDLERTFKNGETSHNRQEPSEISVEVEEPQNLETIWHKSSEKWQRDLTDLLKDSDRQSVGNGKLFLCTKTNKYKIGAGADGTIVYLGIKADGTEVAIKRMVKANNEQLKNEISHLRLLESKYIVRYVDFVEGEDFNYLALQLCEYDLEKYRKEKLHEKGEEDKMKVLKKLAREVLLGLQVVHDAGMIHRDIKPNNVLIDVEGKARLADFGISRILDGGESTRCTSRVGTEGWEAAEILENEEEKKCAYNKKTDIQVAGMLLHYILSDGFHPFGKHIFRMANIANGKYSLHEKIEKDVEAKDLIEGMLPKDPEKRLKIEEAVDHPYFWDDHRRNAFLRDVGDVEAVQRFRNVDKSIAEVVATYTTFSGWKSKISEVPQIKPPDKNLPDDLLGLLRHLRNLLVHNKKAFDDNNMFKDLFPDFFISAHKLAKTMGWIA
- the LOC108432065 gene encoding NACHT, LRR and PYD domains-containing protein 1b allele 3-like, coding for MQNMEIDGIAPSVDQFVDSIRDQLIQRVSLVMPLADVLKSKEMLQKEAYAIIKAEKTPQDKMRALYDALDTEGRAAKAAFYEALKDQNPHLVKELVNGMLR